From the Lathyrus oleraceus cultivar Zhongwan6 chromosome 4, CAAS_Psat_ZW6_1.0, whole genome shotgun sequence genome, one window contains:
- the LOC127073820 gene encoding altered inheritance of mitochondria protein 3-like has product MNYSRCPRHCITQYRNLLDHLRPADFIWRPYLNMDHEHQINPEDAAVWTTCTPIIRFTTVELHNTDRVKLQFGMVQNIPDPPASLGEWHMRKVNDQWNYNPWQTFARSECRKWKHRHDHVLTDAVMPNEVKPSRTYMAWYRSVGFQFIADDMYLYGPRQTSYTQEGSTSNPQQHSQPGYSQPPIRQTFRSTNTQTYNQNMPFTQPQNQEHPPYHHQQMDHQPSTEHRFAPTPSPYQSRLTQNTNRPITYRSQEPQTSQYQNIPQPYLFQTPQQPFQPFLDPSLSPMSPFNHPGRPSMSQPHPNFSGMGHELSYAGTPSLNTEDYAELAEYLNGSSPVGGNDAPGPSDEQTPVQNRQRGLGPRVRVARGCGTGGRLGDPGHHH; this is encoded by the exons atgaattacagcagatgtccgagacattgtattactcaatatcgcaacctgttggatcaccttcgaccggcagac ttcatttggcgtccataccttaatatggatcatgagcatcagatcaaccctgaagacgcagccgtatggacaacatgcacaccgataatacggttcacaacagtggagctgcacaacaccgaccgtgtgaagctgcagtttggtatggtccagaatatcccagatcccccagctagcctaggagaatggcatatgcgtaaagtgaacgaccaatggaactacaacccttggcaaaccttcgcaagatcagagtgtcgcaagtggaagcaccgtcatgaccatgtcttaactgacgcagtcatgccaaatgaggtaaaaccaagtcgtacttatatggcttggtatagatcagttggatttcaattcatcgccgatgatatgtacctctacggcccacgccagacaagttacacacaagaaggatcaacatctaacccccaacaacattctcagcccggttactcacaaccacctatccgacaaactttccgttccacaaacacacaaacatacaaccaaaacatgccattcacccaaccccaaaaccaagaacatcccccataccaccaccaacaaatggaccatcaaccttcgaccgaacatcgcttcgcacccacaccatcaccctaccaaagtcgccttacccaaaacactaaccgccccatcacctaccgtagccaagaaccccaaacatcacaataccaaaacatcccacaaccatatctcttccaaacaccccaacaacctttccaacctttcctagacccatcattgtcacccatgtcccccttcaaccatcccggtcgcccatccatgagtcaaccacaccccaacttctctggcatgggtcatgagctcagctacgccggtacaccatcattgaatactgaagactatgctgagttggctgaatacctcaacggatcttctcctgtaggaggtaatgacgctcctggaccatcagatgaacaaacaccggtgcagaatcgtcaacgtgggttagggccaagggttagggtagctaggggatgtgggaccggaggtcggttaggtgatcccggtcatcaccattag